The following are from one region of the Equus przewalskii isolate Varuska chromosome 21, EquPr2, whole genome shotgun sequence genome:
- the RPS21 gene encoding small ribosomal subunit protein eS21: protein MQNDAGEFVDLYVPRKCSASNRIIGAKDHASIQMNVAEVDKVTGRFNGQFKTYAICGAIRRMGESDDSILRLAKADGIVSKNF, encoded by the exons ATGCAGAACGACGCCGGCGAGTTCGTGGACCTGTACGTGCCGCGGAAATG CTCCGCCAGCAACCGCATCATCGGCGCCAAGGACCACGCGTCCATCCAGATGAACGTGGCCGAG GTTGACAAGGTGACAGGCAGGTTCAACGGTCAGTTTAAGACCTACGCCATCTGCGGGGCCATCCGCAGGATG GGCGAGTCAGATGACTCCATTCTCCGACTGGCCAAGGCCGACGGCATCGTCTCAAA GAACTTCTGA